One genomic window of Coffea eugenioides isolate CCC68of chromosome 1, Ceug_1.0, whole genome shotgun sequence includes the following:
- the LOC113748731 gene encoding uncharacterized protein LOC113748731 has product MAAMGNSSVRLRNHRRFMTLLTSAACEWFLIFMLFVDATLSYLLTKFAHYCNLQTPCLLCSRIEHVFGINKHGYYRSLLCCNHREEISSLVYCHNHCKLADVDTTCEDCLMSLARRSKSNSESCRFLVAKLGVDTDESGLKSLLLNKSVISDSSGPRTCSCCNKILRVKSNAQRLLEVAPVGYGASKANVKPPLPRVPGRSRFSRRDSLKRLRDKFSGPSAPCPGGSTCVDSLSHVGYTELKITSDSESEVPFSDDDDATSTSHGNNNFGAESNIQLVTRKVPKALAGDSIPVNQNCQTPEPLPSLLDQPVQLESSEANHVGHLESGAFMKHGLEELNWIQSNPKPTTSAALPELVSLDDIPQSVEKDKPIAAFPQPSDLSILSELLSLNSVLSSSNVVKISEKSAEATGCSVNGNSSLAKHKIGAGFTDDCNPTMSRNVNSANKSASTNKQKPEPDVLAEPHKTNDSGRVEEALRSPSQISSSNVDLSPKDRSPRAHCDALLKSDSLSSDAIDMVQMAAALERHDSDHESLDGISVKEIEGETLLERLKQQVDYDRRCMKAMFKELEEERNAAAIAANQAMAMITRLQEEKAALHMEALQYLRMMEEQAEYDMEALEKANDLLAEREKEVQDLEAEVEIYRNNILEGPEIDYHCKETSNAKAESKTAEKYHLLPVENGDIATDDSKSDNALKGSDKPRQLSNSELDFEDEKLYISLCLEKLEKKFHHISSNWVHINLANGEYAEHATKRVDDDEELPYDTQTQISHQKGECALSLHNDLCAPNGISGGDVSAKLVQENQLLCEESDYLDVSQENLSTNGGVRKLDTFESEFIDLKSRLEALEMDWDIIKHALNSLRNGNDGLQFIQEIAYQLQELRKIEFKKRCLSIP; this is encoded by the exons ATGGCTGCCATGGGGAATTCATCTGTTAGGCTGAGAAATCATCGCAGATTTATGACTCTCTTAACTTCTGCAGCTTGTGAATGGTTCCTCATATTTATGCTGTTTGTTGATGCTACTCTGTCATATTTGCTAACAAAATTTGCGCATTACTGCAATTTGCAAACACCATGTCTGCTGTGCTCTAGGATTGAGCATGTTTTTGGGATAAATAAACATGGATACTATCGGAGTTTATTATGTTGCAATCACAGAGAAGAGATATCATCTTTAGTGTACTGTCACAACCATTGTAAACTTGCTGATGTTGATACCACGTGTGAAGACTGTCTCATGTCGTTGGCTAGGAGGAGCAAATCTAATTCAGAATCGTGCCGGTTTTTGGTTGCGAAACTAGGGGTAGATACTGACGAATCTGGTCTGAAGAGCCTTCTTTTGAACAAGAGTGTCATCTCTGATTCTTCAGGTCCAAGGACCTGCTCTTGTTGCAACAAGATATTAAGAGTTAAATCAAATGCTCAAAGGTTGCTCGAGGTTGCCCCAGTTGGATATGGTGCTTCTAAAGCCAATGTCAAACCTCCATTACCTCGTGTGCCAGGTCGTAGTCGTTTCAGCCGTCGTGATAGCCTGAAGAGATTAAGGGATAAGTTTTCAGGGCCATCGGCCCCTTGTCCTGGTGGGAGTACTTGTGTTGACTCTCTGTCTCACGTGGGTTACACAGAGTTGAAGATTACTTCTGATTCAGAGTCAGAGGTCCCATTTTCTGATGATGACGATGCAACTTCAACATCTCATGGAAACAATAATTTTGGGGCAGAATCTAACATCCAATTGGTTACAAGAAAAGTGCCTAAGGCACTAGCAGGTGATTCAATTCCAGTAAACCAGAATTGCCAAACTCCTGAACCACTGCCTTCACTTCTTGATCAACCCGTGCAGCTTGAATCAAGTGAGGCCAACCATGTTGGTCACTTGGAATCAGGTGCTTTTATGAAGCATGGTTTGGAAGAACTTAATTGGATACAATCCAATCCAAAGCCTACTACTTCTGCTGCATTGCCAGAGCTTGTTTCATTGGATGATATTCCCCAGTCAGTAGAGAAAGACAAGCCAATTGCTGCTTTCCCACAACCTTCCGACCTGTCTATACTCTCCGAGCTTCTTTCACTTAACAGTGTTCTTTCATCATCCAATGTCGTGAAAATTTCTGAGAAGT CGGCAGAGGCGACAGGCTGCAGTGTGAATGGGAACAGCTCACTTGCTAAGCACAAAATAGGAGCAGGATTTACAGATGATTGTAATCCTACAATGTCCAGGAATGTCAACTCAGCCAACAAATCAGCTTCTACTAATAAACAAAAACCGGAACCTGATGTCCTTGCAGAGCCACATAAAACCAATGATTCTGGAAGAGTAGAAGAAGCTCTGAGATCACCTTCACAAATATCTTCGTCGAATGTGGACCTATCACCAAAAGACAGAAGTCCCAGAGCTCATTGTGATGCCCTCCTAAAAAGTGATTCTTTGAGCTCTGATGCAATAGATATGGTTCAAATGGCTGCTGCATTGGAAAGACATGATTCTGATCATGAATCTCTGGATGGAATCAGTGTCAAAGAAATTGAGGGTGAAACTCTTCTTGAAAGGTTAAAACAACAGGTTGACTATGACAGGAGATGCATGAAAGCTATGTTTAAGGAattggaagaagaaagaaatgctGCTGCAATAGCTGCAAACCAGGCAATGGCCATGATCACAAGATTGCAAGAGGAAAAGGCAGCACTACATATGGAAGCGTTGCAGTACTTAAGAATGATGGAGGAGCAGGCAGAATATGATATGGAGGCACTGGAAAAGGCTAATGATCTTCTTGCTGAAAGAGAGAAAGAGGTGCAAGATTTGGAAGCTGAAGTAGAGATATATAGGAATAATATTTTAGAAGGACCTGAGATAGATTATCACTGTAAAGAAACCAGCAATGCTAAAGCAGAAAGCAAGACAGCTGAGAAATATCATCTGCTTCCCGTTGAAAATGGCGACATTGCCACTGATGATTCAAAATCTGACAATGCATTgaaaggaagtgataaacctagacAGTTAAGTAACTCAGAGCTGGATTTTGAGGATGAAAAACTATATATTTCGCTTTGTCTGGAAAAGTTAGAGAAGAAGTTTCATCATATTTCTAGTAATTGGGTGCATATAAACTTGGCAAATGGCGAATATGCTGAACATGCAACCAAAAGggttgatgatgatgaggagCTGCCTTATGATACTCAAACTCAGATAAGCCATCAAAAAGGAGAGTGTGCATTGTCATTGCATAATGATTTGTGTGCACCAAATGGAATCTCTGGGGGGGATGTGTCTGCTAAATTAGTTCAAGAAAATCAACTTCTTTGTGAAGAAAGTGATTATCTGGATGTTAGCCAGGAAAATTTATCCACAAATGGAGGTGTAAGAAAATTAGATACCTTTGAGAGTGAATTTATTGACCTTAAAAGCAGGTTGGAAGCACTTGAGATGGACTGGGATATTATCAAGCATGCTTTGAACTCACTCCGGAATGGGAATGATGGATTGCAGTTTATTCAGGAGATAGCTTATCAATTACAAGAACTACGTAAAATTGAGTTCAAGAAAAGGTGCCTATCCATCCCTTGA
- the LOC113769909 gene encoding cytochrome P450 94A1-like encodes MANFELSASLLLCLIPLFCFFFVYFKTFVRNLFAVAFDDAMRISSQRFYSPVPLIWKVKRALNVGSERKLKEAVHQVREFAKQIIKEKKAELEEKSSIDSVDLLSRFLSSGNYDEDFVTDIVISFILAGRDTTSAALTWFFWLVFGNPNVEKKIVEEIKEKSESPVYDEVKDMVYTHASLCESMRLYPPVPTDTKEATEDDVLPDGTVVRKGTRVAYHPYAMGRIEDVWGSDWAEFKPERWLEKDGLSGMWNFIGKDSYTYPVFQAGPRICLGKEMAFLQMKRVVAGVLRRFKVVPAIEEGVEPVFMAYLTSKMKGGFPVRIFERVGYC; translated from the coding sequence ATGGCGAACTTTGAGCTCTCAGCATCTCTTCTCTTATGCCTCATTCCTCTGTTCTGCTTTTTCTTCGTGTACTTCAAAACTTTCGTGAGAAACCTCTTTGCTGTTGCTTTTGATGATGCCATGCGAATCAGTAGTCAAAGATTCTATTCCCCTGTTCCCTTGATTTGGAAGGTTAAACGGGCTCTGAATGTTGGATCAGAGAGGAAACTTAAGGAAGCTGTTCATCAAGTTCGGGAATTTGCTAAGCAGATCATCAAAGAAAAGAAGGCAGAACTggaagaaaaatcatcaattgaTTCAGTTGATCTCTTGTCACGATTCTTAAGCTCAGGCAATTACGATGAAGATTTCGTCACCGACATTGTTATCAGCTTTATCTTGGCAGGCCGAGACACAACCTCTGCCGCATTAACATGGTTCTTCTGGTTAGTCTTTGGCAACCCAAATGTTGAGAAGAAAATCGTAgaagaaatcaaagaaaagtCTGAATCTCCGGTATACGATGAAGTGAAGGACATGGTTTACACGCATGCTTCGCTTTGCGAATCCATGAGACTTTACCCACCGGTTCCTACAGATACCAAAGAAGCAACGGAGGATGATGTATTGCCCGATGGGACAGTTGTTAGGAAGGGCACCAGGGTGGCTTATCATCCCTATGCAATGGGTAGGATAGAGGACGTGTGGGGTTCGGATTGGGCAGAATTCAAGCCAGAGAGATGGTTGGAGAAGGATGGGCTGAGCGGAATGTGGAACTTTATTGGTAAAGACTCGTACACCTACCCTGTATTTCAGGCTGGCCCAAGGATTTGTCTTGGAAAGGAGATGGCTTTCCTGCAGATGAAGAGGGTGGTTGCTGGTGTCCTGCGGCGATTTAAGGTGGTGCCGGCAATAGAGGAAGGAGTGGAGCCGGTGTTCATGGCGTACTTGACCTCCAAGATGAAGGGTGGTTTCCCAGTGAGAATTTTTGAGAGGGTAGGATACTGTTGA
- the LOC113769822 gene encoding cytochrome P450 94A1-like, with product MSTFELSASLLLCLIPLFCFFFVYFKTFVRNLFASKSSKIPSSYPLIGSYFSILANNERRVQWTSDIVRSSPNLTFTLHRPLGHRLVLTANPSTVQHILKSHFHVYGKGDVFRRTLSDFLGEGIFNTDGDNWKFQRQVSSHEFNTKSLRKFVETVVDTELSERLVPILAAAADNKTVLDFQDILQRFAFDNICKIAFGYDPAYLLPSLPEAEFAVAFDDATRISSERFNTPVPLIWKVKRALNVGSERKLKEAVDQIREFAKQIIKEKKAELEEKSSIDSVDLLSRFLSSGHSDEDFVTDIVISFILAGRDTTSAALTWFFWLVFGNPNVEKKIVEEIKEKSESPVYDEVKDMVYTHASLCESMRLYPPVPTDTKEATEDDVLPDGTVVRKGTRVTYHPYAMGRIEEVWGSNWAEFKPERWLERDGLSGKWNFVGKDSYTYPVFQAGPRICLGKEMAFLQMKRVIAGVLRRFKVVPAIEEGVEPVFMAYLTSKMKGGFPVRIFERAESC from the coding sequence ATGTCGACCTTTGAGCTCTCAGCATCTCTTCTCTTATGCCTCATTCCTCTGTTCTGCTTTTTCTTCGTGTACTTCAAAACTTTCGTGAGAAACCTCTTTGCATCTAAGTCCAGTAAAATCCCAAGCTCATATCCGTTGATCGGCTCATACTTTTCAATATTGGCAAATAACGAGAGGCGAGTTCAATGGACATCCGACATTGTGAGAAGCTCCCCCAATTTAACCTTTACCCTTCACCGTCCTCTGGGCCACCGCTTGGTCTTGACGGCAAACCCCTCCACAGTGCAAcacattctcaagtcccatTTCCATGTTTATGGAAAGGGCGATGTTTTCCGCAGAACTCTGTCGGATTTCCTTGGCGAAGGCATTTTCAATACGGATGGTGACAACTGGAAGTTTCAAAGGCAAGTCTCCAGTCACGAATTTAACACCAAGTCGCTCCGTAAATTTGTTGAGACCGTGGTGGACACGGAGCTCTCCGAACGTCTCGTTCCAATTCTGGCCGCCGCCGCCGATAATAAAACTGTTCTTGATTTTCAAGACATTCTTCAAAGATTTGCTTTTGATAACATCTGCAAGATAGCATTCGGGTATGATCCTGCGTACTTGCTGCCATCCCTGCCGGAGGCCGAATTTGCTGTTGCTTTTGACGATGCCACGCGAATCAGTAGTGAAAGATTCAATACCCCTGTTCCCTTGATTTGGAAGGTTAAACGGGCCTTGAATGTTGGATCAGAGAGGAAACTTAAAGAAGCTGTTGATCAAATTCGGGAATTTGCTAAGCAGATCATCAAAGAAAAGAAGGCAGAACTGGAAGAGAAATCATCAATTGATTCAGTTGATCTCTTGTCACGATTCTTAAGCTCAGGCCATTCCGATGAAGATTTCGTCACCGACATTGTTATCAGCTTTATCTTGGCAGGCCGAGACACAACCTCTGCCGCATTAACATGGTTCTTCTGGTTAGTCTTTGGCAACCCAAATGTTGAGAAGAAAATCGTAgaagaaatcaaagaaaagtCTGAATCTCCGGTATACGATGAAGTGAAGGACATGGTTTACACGCATGCTTCGCTTTGCGAATCCATGAGACTTTACCCACCGGTTCCTACAGATACCAAAGAAGCAACGGAGGATGATGTATTGCCCGATGGGACAGTTGTTAGGAAGGGCACCAGAGTGACTTATCATCCCTATGCAATGGGTAGGATAGAGGAGGTGTGGGGTTCGAATTGGGCGGAATTCAAGCCAGAGAGATGGTTGGAGAGGGATGGACTGAGCGGAAAGTGGAACTTTGTAGGTAAGGACTCGTACACTTACCCTGTATTTCAGGCTGGCCCAAGGATTTGTCTTGGCAAAGAGATGGCTTTCCTACAGATGAAAAGGGTGATTGCTGGTGTCCTGCGGCGATTTAAAGTGGTGCCGGCAATAGAGGAAGGAGTGGAGCCGGTGTTCATGGCGTACTTGACCTCCAAGATGAAGGGTGGTTTCCCGGTGAGAATTTTTGAGAGGGCCGAGTCCTGTTGA